The genome window GCAGATATGAAAGGGTTTGAAGgttttcttaaaaatttagattttgTTAGTTTGTATTCATCAATCCAACCAATAAAAGTGTCTCAAGGTCATGATGAATATATAGTTTCGGagatttataaattgtatccatcatttaatattgaaaatgatccATTACCGGTACAAGAAGGTGTAAATGAATCAGATATCGAACAAATAGCAATTAATTCcgaaaatattcaaaaaattaatagtcaaccaaataaaagaccaaataatcaaatatatTCGAGAAGTCAACTTTCACTTGTAGATTTTCATGCCCGAAAACttcaaaaaattagtatCGATCCCCATAAACTTTCCCTTAATCAAgcaaaagaaaaatttaaaaataacactGGTTCTGACGATGATACATTCAATagatttcaaaattttagcATTGATTCTGAAGATGGTAACGATTTTAGTGACACCGgcgatgatgacgatgacgaTGACGATGACGTTGACAATGACGTTGACAATGACGATGACGATGACGATGacgataatgatgatgagtTCAAAGAAATACATAACATTTGTTCAGTATCGCACAATGGAGTGTCTATTAGCAACAAAGTTACAGAGAAAATTATTTCAGTTTCAAATGTAATTAAGCTTactttaattgaaatatcaaaaaataaaaaagaagtaAATTCAGAAGTGGttctttcaatttttaaaaatttacaagAAGGTTCATTCAATAGCCAATTGGTTGACAGtttttttggaataaataaatgtgaTAAGGTTATTACTTTTCCAAACTCCATTTTAACTTACTTAGCTTCCacagatttaaataaaataaaaataaacgaAATTAGTAATGAAGTCTTTGATTTAACAAAAAACCTATTTTTAGATGAATCTGTAAATGTTCTCATCCCTACTATAAgtgaacaaaataaaattggattCATATGGGTCCCAATCAaagatgataatataaatacaacCATAAACCTTATACCAATGGATATAGACCCATGTCATTCCCAAATAAAGTCAATATCaagatttattcaattttgtattttaattaaaaagatcAACCAATTTATTgtcaatataaatatttcctttgatttattcaaaaaaatttcaatgaaCTTAATTGGTTTATCACAAAATTTACTCTTAATGGAGGCCGAAGTTGAGAGGTTAAAAAGTGGACGTTGctcaaatgatttatttcaTTCAAAAAGAGCCAACGACAATGAACAAAGGAAATTCTCGCTTATGGTAAATgagtttttaattgaaaatagtaatataattaaaatgtcaatattaaataattgctTAGAATTACGTTCTCTGCCTTTAACAAATCTCAATGTTGAATATGACCCTGTTACTCTTTTACACAAGTTAGGATTTATTTTTCACTGTCGTCAAGAAATTTCAAAGTTTAATTATAACCATTTcatttcaattgatgaagTTATAAAACTTTTCAAACCAAATAACGTTACTGCAAAGTCatgtgaaattgaaaataatattaaacaatattACGCTTTAAAATCAAGTGATTGTAGTAAACATAAACAAACTGAAGAATCTTTCGTtccattaaattttattcgATTTCTAAATATATCAATTACAATAGCTCCGTATAATGTTAATAACACATTTTCAtttagaaatattaaaaagggattttcaattacaaatttagaGTTATTTAGTCTTTTAAAATCTGAAAGACcagaaaaacaatttaagGATTACGTTGGTGATACTCGTAGAATAAAACTTAGTTTTGTTTCGCcttgtttaattaaaataactgATATTACTTATTGTTTTAGTTTTTCAAAAAGTAATGAATATAACTATCGTAAAatcaaatcatttaaaattcatAATCTATCAATTGTTCCAATTGACATCAAATCTAACAATAAATTGATCAAAacaattgaaccaatttcaGTGGAAAACGTAGATATCAATCATTCCAGTTTTAATTTCTCGATATCATGTTacgatattattttttcaacaaTAATTA of Dictyostelium discoideum WS2162 plasmid Ddp5, complete sequence contains these proteins:
- the rep gene encoding Rep-like (replication and transcription factor), whose protein sequence is MNENKLISPHDFTQHFVNILELFSMPERVQTIKTPRIMPYSFSIEHLLFFEFFKSLSTKIKNDSFQISLDIKSIFDKLPLKNLSYHITLDLDVSFKKTICGDKNKKISISDCDQSIFIVDHFSRLFDRFIFSKPEIISYKRISALVSKQYQLVDYRMFGTKWFMFLRKVRRCCADMKGFEGFLKNLDFVSLYSSIQPIKVSQGHDEYIVSEIYKLYPSFNIENDPLPVQEGVNESDIEQIAINSENIQKINSQPNKRPNNQIYSRSQLSLVDFHARKLQKISIDPHKLSLNQAKEKFKNNTGSDDDTFNRFQNFSIDSEDGNDFSDTGDDDDDDDDDVDNDVDNDDDDDDDDNDDEFKEIHNICSVSHNGVSISNKVTEKIISVSNVIKLTLIEISKNKKEVNSEVVLSIFKNLQEGSFNSQLVDSFFGINKCDKVITFPNSILTYLASTDLNKIKINEISNEVFDLTKNLFLDESVNVLIPTISEQNKIGFIWVPIKDDNINTTINLIPMDIDPCHSQIKSISRFIQFCILIKKINQFIVNINISFDLFKKISMNLIGLSQNLLLMEAEVERLKSGRCSNDLFHSKRANDNEQRKFSLMVNEFLIENSNIIKMSILNNCLELRSLPLTNLNVEYDPVTLLHKLGFIFHCRQEISKFNYNHFISIDEVIKLFKPNNVTAKSCEIENNIKQYYALKSSDCSKHKQTEESFVPLNFIRFLNISITIAPYNVNNTFSFRNIKKGFSITNLELFSLLKSERPEKQFKDYVGDTRRIKLSFVSPCLIKITDITYCFSFSKSNEYNYRKIKSFKIHNLSIVPIDIKSNNKLIKTIEPISVENVDINHSSFNFSISCYDIIFSTIIISKARLDELKNYKIALPKNLSTVQDQFVKIVTNFASKINELKDLTDLEKHIISQYLLTQENKNKKAQERERQKIQEQQEQQEQQEQRERREQQEQQEQQEQQEQQEQQEQQEQQEQQEQQEQQEQQEQREQEEQEEQREQEEQEEQEEQEEQEEEEEEEEQTKKKKKQKKTKKNINKKK